One window from the genome of Anopheles merus strain MAF chromosome 3R, AmerM5.1, whole genome shotgun sequence encodes:
- the LOC121597798 gene encoding serine-rich adhesin for platelets, with product MSKLSFRARALDPSKPMPIYLAEELPDLPEYSAINRAVPQMPSGMEKEEESEHHLQRAICTGLIIPTPEVYDSTDSEFYDKYYPPDYKLPKQLIHMQPLNLEQDIPDYDMDSADEVWVTSHEKKLDLDPLKFEIMMDRLEKSSGQTVVTLNEAKALLKQDDEVSIAVYDYWLNKRLKMQHPLILYVKTENRGNMTPNNPYLAFRRRTEKMQTRKNRKNDESSYEKMLKLRRDLSRAVTLLDMIKRREKLKREQLHLSIEIYEKRYQAQDFHGHLLSEFTSNATRVSRPAFAPIYSNQYAPLAGGQGVNAVGTGAGTYASSSQYGGAGGSSGTNKRDNESLSSRKEKRQYKKRKQKLQKDRGLSSGGAGSGSGGVPGGRGDAAGGSSSGSGLGNSASHHHLHPQQQLHYHGSMVGGIGGRGVDGTVSGGLGTDHHHHLHGTGDHAVSSDDEELANLQGTSPEEEYAYAFRRSKHSQYHRPRADGYGNWPWTSREENGSADPRFRFTLTSLRYPRPRCIGFARRRLGRGGRVIIDRIATDFDDLWSRLDYTIVESETIASLTANEPAKTREEQQKEDANNEPIVVPIGRRQMERTVSMSSNCSNTSSSAGVVVSLKPPRLLPGTTTAIAVNHHQHHQPLVNGTDEPGAATNGTPGTIVSRRKLILKQEHPALRDYESDGGEIQFLASIGLMNKTESQESAEGAAFASTKRRLRFDSEEKDEQGESVVAREQQQQSGVCDERTLSGVPNSDSIVIKSENDTEPLVSTVGGWGGSVVVKQEEPEVMEDHQKTGAASGGGVPMAEDFEQLIDSVNSRNNARNRFNVTTVAVSSNSISSTSNVERVTTTTSPTTATVGGQSQEQQQQTVGSSASRQQGPGGSPSRLHDATREDIDAVYKDLLNDIQSNWLHFRPKTPEPSQDDLLTLDGEDDLMEQCLGLTDRNRITLELQALDEQLPATIFSTTASSSSSSTKGSLGSSLFRTTPYALDNLIEPHPLSLDGEGDGSGAKAATTAGASTSSIEVKLETSGSSSGENNLSVPSELNLSLNESSEDNEKMLDNILQECAIDDPKQLHQTSNFWNGILDDGMLNSLDTGPKEEDEPMPEDPDTSESNLLAFSTAKIGYHSDLVGYGRPAGAADRRTSKSKRRKMLKRCSYLVGSSYFAVKSLPKEEIFQPLLDADGQPIVLGDGELLDALGPGGDQCDLQDVDEAMDADTAVGVEAMEIKMEEEASLAAAANELAETSTPMALGPGEQHVVKIEPPDELVASSERSEATLLGSTPTAVQFLPHNTTLVAPDGTTIKMEPFNHISSMAARSSTPDGAPAGRAVPTGSTTLIPATIVVSQPSSTGGNSSMFSTTGGSVPAVVSVALQQGGLHQLVHTSSAPSMAPGTTMLVMQSIPSNNSAGSVPSTPSASVAGTPTSFLLSTSGNTNAMGAASSIAGSILVQTSASSSLANAVQSSSASSSSAASLLSNSTPIVVTVPPASSSGMSSVTAGGGTQPMSVVMPTSGTNTVVSIAAPIVVSSASVSSLGQSIANAQSASIIGNSTVVSSNSVTSGVNTATALNSYIVQHNSTPIMISHQQMQQLANSGGANIMTVGGQQVVTTKQHHGETFVLTHATGKKQINGPSDGSKNATTSAVTMQNINHTKFHALLGQKLGAKANDSAHQKQLDFLRKAALVTTATGNNAAPKMIVKTANHGQQLLAVTAVSSAGGMTVHHPQTASQQQQQQQQQQYNVIHQNSLNSPITIVSAQSSGQGQANKIILNSSHLLQQTGGVPLNHGKLQLTTVHQGQQQGGGAGGQVGTVNSDGQLVTLDPSGQGQGIGGVKQADKNRVSLYNIKGRTPMIVTNQKLLNLLPPAQQQKLANIAMQQTHQQLLLNQAGHGGSTTILSKGQMIQRVPVSIRTLTQSHQQQTNLADMVVVNNPNSIKFIQAAASAAAAAVAAGGGGGGNVVNNNSSSSTAGTLATSRVNSNTTSVASSTTMNASSDGGTGGGAGSSSGGGAGSSSSSSTSNCVQVATLSTSTANVNSSGGGTLTNSSSSSNSVASAATSTAVTAASGAAGGGSTTVVVGNANSNGGAGGNASAGNTNSTASINITNRQGRKIVSRKRCADVCERRQTRSCTQAERVLRSCKRNLKDT from the exons ATGTCGAAGCTCTCGTTCCGGGCAAGGGCCCTCGATCCGTCGAAACCGATGCCGATCTATCTGGCGGAGGAGCTGCCCGATCTGCCGGAATACTCCGCCATCAACCGTGCGGTGCCACAGATGCCGAGCGGCatggagaaggaggaggaatCG GAGCACCATCTGCAGCGAGCAATATGCACCGGACTCATCATTCCTACGCCCGAGGTGTACGACTCGACAGATTCCGAGTTCTACGACAAATACTACCCGCCCGACTACAAACTGCCCAAGCAGCTGATCCACATGCAGC CACTCAACCTCGAGCAGGACATACCGGATTACGATATGGACAGTGCGGACGAGGTGTGGGTAACGTCACACGAGAAGAAGCTCGATCTCGATCCGCTCAAGTTTGAAATCATGATGGATCGGTTGGAAAAGAGCTCCGGCCAGACGGTGGTCACACTAAACGAAGCCAAAGCCCTCCTAAAGCAGGACGACGAAGTGAGCATAGCTGTGTACGATTACTGGCTGAACAAGCGGTTAAAAATG CAACATCCCTTGATACTGTACGTGAAGACGGAGAACCGGGGCAACATGACACCGAACAACCCGTACCTTGCGTTCCGGCGGCGCACCGAAAAGATGCAAACGCGAAAGAACCGCAAGAACGATGAGTCGTCGTACGAGAAGATGCTGAAGTTGAG GCGGGATCTCTCGCGCGCGGTGACGCTGCTGGACATGATCAAGCGACGGGAGAAGCTAAAGCGGGAACAGTTGCACCTGAGCATCGAAATCTACGAGAAGCGCTACCAGGCGCAGGATTTCCATGGTCATCTACTGTCCGAGTTTACTTCGAACGCGACGCGTGTTTCGAG ACCTGCCTTCGCTCCGATCTACTCCAACCAGTACGCACCGTTGGCAGGCGGCCAGGGCGTGAATGCGGTGGGCACGGGCGCCGGCACTTATGCCTCCTCGTCGCAGTACGGTGGGGCGGgtggcagcagcggcacgaacaAGCGTGATAATGAGAGTCTCAGCAGTCGAAAGGAGAAGCGACAGTACAAAAAGCGGAAGCAAAAACTGCAGAAAGACCGTGGGCTGTCGTCTGGCGGTGCCGGGAGCGGCAGCGGTGGTGTGCCGGGCGGTCGTGGCGATGCTGCCGGGGGCTCGAGCAGTGGAAGCGGTCTGGGCAACTCGGCCAGCCATCACCATCTGCatccacagcagcagctgcactaTCACGGTTCGATGGTGGGCGGCATCGGTGGCCGCGGTGTTGATGGCACTGTGTCGGGCGGACTTGGGACGG atcatcatcaccatctgcACGGCACCGGCGATCATGCTGTTTCGTCCGATGACGAGGAGCTGGCGAACCTGCAAGGAACGTCGCCAGAAGAAGAGTACGCTTATGCATTCCGAAGGAGCAAACACAGCCAGTATCATAGG CCTCGTGCGGATGGCTACGGTAACTGGCCGTGGACGTCTCGGGAAGAAAACGGTTCGGCGGATCCAAGATTTCGATTTACGCTTACTTCTTTACGATATCCTAG ACCCCGCTGTATCGGTTTCGCCCGCAGACGCTTGGGGCGCGGTGGCCGTGTCATAATAGACCGAATAGCGACCGATTTCGATGACCTGTGGTCTCGGCTGGACTACACGATTGTCGAGAGTGAAACGATCGCATCGCTAACCGCGAACGAGCCTGCCAAAACCCGCGAGGAGCAGCAGAAGGAGGACGCTAACAACGAACCGATTGTGGTGCCGATCGGAAGGCGGCAAATGGAGCGTACGGTCAGCATGAGCAGCAACTGCAGCAACACGAGCAGCAGCGCGGGTGTGGTGGTGTCGTTGAAACCTCCCCGTCTACTAcccggcaccaccaccgcgatcGCCGTCAACCACCATCAGCACCACCAGCCGCTGGTGAACGGAACCGATGAGCCCGGTGCGGCCACGAACGGCACACCGGGCACGATCGTGTCGCGTCGGAAGCTGATCCTAAAGCAGGAGCATCCCGCACTGCGCGATTACGAATCCGATGGCGGCGAGATCCAGTTCCTGGCCAGCATCGGTCTGATGAACAAGACCGAGTCGCAAGAGTCGGCCGAGGGCGCCGCGTTCGCGAGCACAAAGCGACGCCTTCGGTTCGACAGCGAGGAGAAGGACGAGCAGGGGGAGAGTGTAGTGGcaagagagcagcagcagcagagtggCGTGTGCGATGAACGAACATTGAGTGGCGTTCCAAACTCAGAttcaattgtgataaaaagTGAAAACGACACGGAACCGCTGGTGTCGACGGTGGGTGGTTGGGGCGGTTCGGTTGTAGTGAAGCAGGAGGAGCCGGAGGTGATGGAGGATCACCAAAAGACGGGTGCTGCCTCCGGGGGAGGAGTCCCGATGGCAGAGGACTTTGAGCAGTTGATAGACAGTGTAAATAGTCGCAATAACGCCCGGAATCGTTTTAACGTTACAACCGTAGCCGTAAGCAGCAATAGTATTAGTTCCACGTCGAACGTCGAAAGGGTCACCACGACCACCAGTCCGACCACCGCCACCGTCGGTGGACAGTCGcaggagcaacagcagcagaccGTCGGTTCGTCCGCAAGCAGGCAGCAGGGACCGGGTGGATCTCCTTCGCGCTTGCACGACGCCACGCGCGAAGATATCGACGCGGTGTACAAGGATTTGCTGAACGACATTCAATCGAACTGGTTGCACTTTCGCCCGAAAACGCCGGAACCCAGCCAGGACGATCTGCTTACGCTGGACGGCGAGGACGACCTGATGGAGCAGTGTCTCGGTTTGACCGATCGCAACCGCATCACGCTCGAACTGCAGGCGCTCGACGAACAGCTACCTGCGACGATATtctccaccaccgccagcagcagcagcagcagcaccaaggGATCGTTGGGATCCTCGCTGTTCCGTACGACACCGTACGCGCTGGACAATCTTATCGAACCGCATCCGTTGTCGCTCGACGGTGAAGGCGACGGTTCGGGAGCGAAAGCGGCAACGACTGCCGGCGCATCCACATCCTCCATCGAGGTTAAGCTGGAGACGTCGGGTTCGTCCAGTGGGGAGAACAATCTCAGCGTGCCGTCCGAACTGAACCTGAGCTTGAACGAATCGAGCGAGGACAACGAGAAGATGCTGGACAACATTCTGCAGGAGTGCGCGATCGATGATCCGAAGCAGCTGCACCAGACGAGCAACTTCTGGAACGGCATCTTGGACGACGGTATGCTGAACAGTCTCGACACGGGCCCGAAGGAGGAGGACGAACCGATGCCGGAGGATCCGGACACGAGCGAATCGAACCTGCTCGCCTTCAGCACGGCAAAGATTGGCTATCATTCGGATCTGGTAGGCTACGGGCGTCCTGCCGGCGCGGCGGATCGGCGCACGAGCAAGAGCAAACGGCGCAAGATGCTGAAGCGCTGCAGCTATCTGGTGGGCAGCAGCTACTTTGCGGTGAAGAGTTTGCCCAAGGAGGAAATCTTCCAACCGCTGCTGGATGCGGACGGTCAGCCGATCGTGCTGGGCGATGGCGAGCTGCTGGATGCGCTTGGTCCTGGGGGCGACCAGTGCGACCTGCAGGACGTCGACGAGGCGATGGACGCGGACACGGCGGTCGGCGTCGAAGCgatggaaattaaaatggAAGAGGAAGCCTCGCTGGCCGCGGCAGCAAACGAGCTGGCGGAGACGTCGACTCCGATGGCGCTAGGGCCGGGCGAGCAGCACGTGGTCAAGATTGAGCCGCCGGACGAGCTGGTGGCGTCGAGCGAACGCAGCGAGGCGACACTGTTGGGCAGCACGCCGACCGCGGTTCAGTTTCTACCTCACAACACTACGTTGGTTGCTCCCGACGGGACCACCATCAAGATGGAACCGTTCAATCACATCAGCTCCATGGCGGCCCGCAGCTCGACACCGGACGGCGCCCCAGCGGGACGCGCAGTGCCGACCGGCTCGACGACACTCATCCCGGCCACCATCGTGGTATCGCAGCCATCGTCGACCGGCGGCAATTCGTCGATGTTTTCCACCACCGGTGGCAGTGTGCCGGCTGTGGTGTCCGTCGCCCTTCAGCAGGGTGGTTTGCATCAGCTCGTGCACACCTCGTCTGCGCCATCGATGGCCCCAGGCACGACAATGCTCGTGATGCAGTCCATTCCATCGAACAATAGCGCGGGCTCGGTACCATCGACCCCGTCGGCGTCGGTCGCTGGCACGCCGACCTCCTTCCTGCTGAGCACTAGCGGAAACACAAACGCCATGGGAGCGGCGTCCTCGATCGCTGGTTCGATCCTAGTGCAAACTTCCGCCTCCTCATCGCTGGCCAACGCCGTCCAATCGTCCTCCGCCTCGTCCTCATCTGCCGCCTCGCTACTATCCAACTCCACGCCGATCGTCGTCACGGTGCCACCGGCCAGCAGTAGCGGCATGTCGTCGGTAACGGCCGGCGGCGGCACGCAACCGATGAGTGTTGTAATGCCGACGAGCGGTACCAACACGGTCGTATCGATCGCTGCACCGATCGTAGTGTCGTCTGCCTCCGTCTCTTCGCTGGGCCAATCGATCGCCAACGCCCAGTCAGCGTCGATCATCGGTAACAGTACCGTGGTCAGCAGTAACAGCGTCACGTCCGGTGTGAACACTGCCACCGCGCTGAACAGCTACATCGTGCAGCACAACTCGACGCCGATCATGATTTCGCACCAGCAAATGCAGCAGCTGGCAAACAGCGGCGGGGCGAACATTATGACCGTCGGGGGGCAGCAGGTTGTCACGACCAAGCAGCACCACGGGGAAACGTTTGTGCTGACCCACGCGACCGGCAAGAAGCAGATCAATGGACCGTCCGATGGAAGCAAGAATGCCACCACATCTGCCG TCACGATGCAAAACATCAATCATACAAAGTTCCACGCGCTGCTGGGTCAAAAGCTGGGCGCCAAAGCGAACGACAGTGCGCACCAGAAGCAGCTGGATTTTTTACGCAAAGCCGCGCTGGTTACAACCGCCACGGGTAACAACGCCGCGCCAAAGATGATCGTGAAGACGGCCAACCATGGCCAGCAGCTGCTCGCTGTCACGGCCGTCAGCAGTGCCGGCGGCATGACGGTTCACCATCCGCAAACGGcgtcccagcagcagcagcagcagcaacagcagcagtacaaCGTGATCCACCAGAACTCGCTCAACTCGCCCATCACGATCGTGTCCGCGCAAAGCTCGGGCCAGGGCCAGGCGAACAAGATCATACTGAACTCGTCGCACTTGCTGCAGCAGACCGGTGGCGTGCCGTTGAACCACGGCAAGCTGCAGCTGACCACCGTACACCAGGGCCAGCAGCAGGGAGGAGGAGCAGGTGGTCAGGTCGGTACGGTCAACAGCGACGGGCAGCTGGTGACGCTCGATCCATCGGGCCAAGGGCAGGGCATCGGTGGCGTTAAGCAGGCGGACAAGAATCGCGTATCGCTCTACAACATCAAGGGCCGCACGCCGATGATTGTCACGAACCAGAAGCTGCTCAACCTGCTGCCACCggcgcagcagcaaaagctcGCGAACATTGCGATGCAGCAGACGcaccagcagctgctgctgaaccAGGCCGGGCACGGGGGCAGCACGACGATTCTGAGCAAAGGGCAGATGATTCAGCGTGTCCCGGTAAGCATCCGGACGCTGACCCAGTCCCACCAGCAGCAAACGAACCTCGCCGACATGGTCGTGGTGAACAACCCGAACAGTATCAAGTTCATCCAGGCGGCggcatcggcagcagcagcagcggtcgCAGCCGGAGGCGGAGGCGGAGGCAATGTGgtgaacaacaacagcagcagcagcacggccggAACGCTGGCCACGAGTCGGGTGAACTCCAACACAACGTCGGTCGCGTCCAGCACGACCATGAACGCTTCCTCCGACGGTGGCACGGGTGGTGGCGCAGGCAGCAGTAGCGGTGGTGGCGCaggcagcagtagtagcagcagcacaagcAACTGTGTACAAGTGGCCACACTGTCCACCTCGACGGCAAACGTCAACAGTAGCGGCGGTGGAACGTtgacgaacagcagcagcagcagtaactcTGTCGCTTCAGCGGCAACGTCTACGGCCGTCACGGCAGCGTCGGGCGCTGCTGGCGGCGGCAGCACAACGGTGGTGGTTGGTAATGCCAACAGCAATGGTGGTGCCGGCGGCAACGCTAGCGCTGGTAACACTAACTCTACAGCCAGTATAAACATTACCAATAG GCAGGGTAGGAAAATAGTAAGCAGGAAGCGGTGTGCGGATGTTTGTGAGAGGAGGCAGACGCGTAGTTGTACGCAGGCCGAACGAGTCTTGCGTAGTTGCAAGAGAAACCTGAAAGACACTTaa
- the LOC121595414 gene encoding uncharacterized protein LOC121595414: MATKRWRSTGGLYHIRNKRMRMMDAEWENERREENQLREEIVRPSTSQLAQSTSIASDEPESFDHIVQGSSLHESDHRDDDASVCTDFDDIANCYDDMDDTLSNLSEDSESSVHDAEDRDKRIKEKLRFWALSSKTTHFALSSLLKILKAETNFNLPKDARTLLKTPSSTSTVIKDIGGGQFWYNGVSNCLKAYFTNLNPNHSTVWLDFSMDGLPIHNSGPTQLWPILMRVCDLPQAPIFVVAIFCGKSKPSSAEEFLRQLVTELNELQSDGIDLSGSMFKVRINTILADTPARAFVKGIIGHSGHDSCLKCTERTRYDHLSRRIYFVGIDAPNRTDALFRDGTYRGHIRHSTPLIDLANFDMIMDIPTTDRLHLVDLGVMRHLMRSWRSGAFGEQYKWDRADVGFITSVMESVKLPSEVPRKLRGIQHLNFWKGTEFKNFLHYPSIVALKDTLPREAYEHFKLLFCSITIFSSPAHEQYYELAHQMLEQFVQDYATLYGESTITSNVHNLKHMYDDVCRFGVLDDYSTYPFEGMLQSIKHLIRTGNNIIPQLINRVREFDNMNITGSRADQDSHTYPIIAMKQNRSTLHVRKNFMLRQGQRDQWYLLKII, encoded by the exons atggcaacaaaacgatGGAGAAGTACTGGCGGATTGTATCACATCCGCAATAAAAGGATGCGCATGATGGATGCGGAATGGGAAAATGAACGGCGCGAGGAAAACCAGCTGCGCGAGGAAATCGTGCGCCCTTCGACTAGCCAGCTTGCACAGTCGA CCTCGATTGCTTCGGATGAGCCGGAATCGTTTGATCACATTGTGCAAGGAAGCTCATTGCATGAATCGGACCATCGCGATGACGATGCAAGTGTGTGCACGGATTTTGACGATATCGCCAATTGCTACGATGATATGGACGATACGCTAAGTAATTTGAGCGAGGACAGTGAAAGCAGTGTTCACGATGCCGAGGACAGGGATAAGCGCATCAAGGAAAAACTACGTTTTTGGGCACTGTCATCAAAGACGACGCATTTTGCACTGAGTTCtcttttaaaaattttaaaagcagaaacaaattttaatttgccgaaaGATGCTCGCACATTACTGAAGACACCATCGTCCACGTCTACTGTTATCAAAGACATTGGAGGAGGCCAGTTCTGGTACAATGGTGTTAGTAACTGCCTGAAAGCATACTTCAC CAACTTGAACCCAAACCACTCCACCGTTTGGTTGGATTTCTCGATGGATGGCCTGCCTATCCACAACAGCGGCCCGACACAATTGTGGCCAATTTTGATGAGGGTGTGTGATCTGCCCCAGGCTCCTATCTTCGTCGTGGCCATCTTCTGCGGAAAATCCAAACCATCCAGTGCGGAAGAGTTCCTACGACAGCTGGTCACGGAGCTGAACGAACTGCAGTCGGATGGCATAGATTTGAGTGGCAGCATGTTTAAAGTTCGCATCAATACCATCTTGGCAGACACCCCTGCGCGAGCGTTCGTTAAAG GAATTATAGGACATAGCGGGCACGATTCTTGCCTCAAGTGTACAGAGCGTACCAGGTACGATCATTTGTCGCGCCGGATATACTTCGTCGGCATTGACGCACCGAACCGCACAGATGCACTGTTCCGGGATGGAACGTACCGGGGTCATATTAGACACTCCACTCCTCTTATAGACCTCGCCAATTTCGACATGATTATGGACATACCAACAACGGATCGACTACATTTGGTTGACTTGGGCGTAATGCGGCACCTAATGAGGTCGTGGAGAAGCGGAGCATTCGGAGAACAGTATAAGTGGGACAGGGCGGATGTTGGATTCATCACCAGCGTCATGGAAAGCGTCAAACTACCATCGGAAGTGCCTCGAAAGCTGCGAGGAATTCAGCACCTgaatttttggaaaggtaCTGAATTCAAAAACTTTCTGCACTATCCCAGCATCGTGGCACTTAAGGATACGCTTCCGAGAGAAGCTTATGAGCATTTTAAGTTGCTCTTTTGTTCGATAACGATTTTTTCGTCACCAGCTCATGAGCAGTACTATGAACTGGCACATCAAATGCTTGAACAATTCGTTCAAGACTATGCTACCTTGTACGGTGAAAGTACTATAACCAGCAATGTGCATAACTTGAAGCATATGTACGATGACGTGTGCCGCTTTGGGGTGCTGGATGATTATTCCACATACCCATTTGAAGGTATGCTTCAAAGCATTAAACATTTGATCCGAACTGGGAACAACATCATTCCACAACTTATTAACCGTGTAAGAGAGTTCGATAATATGAACATCACAGGTAGCAGAGCAGATCAGGATTCGCACACTTACCCAATAATAGCGATGAAGCAAAATCGAAGCACGCTGCATGTAAGAAAGAATTTCATGTTAAGACAAGGCCAGCGTGATCAATGGTACTTGTTGAAAATAATATga